TACAAAGTGTTAGAGTTAGTTTCGATCATATTGGGGGTTGTTCTTGTAGTGATAACTTGTGTTTTGATTGGAGTTAAGGAACAAGGTAGTTGGAGAAGTTGGACATTTTCGATGCTTTTCGCTCCTTTTGGTGCCCTTTTGAGGTACTACTTGTCCAAgtatttgaataataaagtTTCCAACTTCCCGCTAGGTACATTTACTGCCAATTTTGTTGGGACTTTGCTACTAGCGGTTTTCACACTTTTGGCAAGGGGGAAATTGCCTGGGGGTAAAGGGCGTATTGTTACCAATTCCATTGCATTGCATGTTTTAGAAGGATTAGATGATGGGTTTTGTGGTGGTTTGACGACTGTAAGTACATTTGTGGTGGAGTTATTTGGGTTGAAAACATTGTTCAGCTACAGGTACGGAACGATTTCAATTAtggtttgtttttcatgtgttgttcttgttttgGGTTCTTATAATTGGACTGTTGGGCTTGATTAGAAGGGTAGGTTGTGATTGATTTTATAGAGAGTAGCAAAAGAATGCAAATGTTTCAGTTTTTGACTTGCCAAGTTGTGGGAATACAAATCTAAGCAACTTTTGTTTAGTATATTTTAGGGGGTTGAATTTGAGTTTTAAACAGGTAAAACAGTTTGGTCTTTTCTGAAAATATGCGTActtcaaatattttgaacaattgtAGAGACTGCCtttaagaaaaattgaactACATCCTTAACCTAGATACCCCACTTTATCTGGGACAATTAGTGTGACAAAAATCTAGACTTTTACACCCCACAATGTCGGAAAATCGGACGTCCAATTCAATACCTCTAGATGGAGATGCATATACGCAACAGATAGGTTAAgacttttttcttttgttgctGACTTATGATTGGGTAAAGTGGGTGCAAAGTTGGtttttgtcaattttgTGGAACATTTTGGTTCATCGTGTAGATTTAGAcggaaaattttttttttttatctgGACACTTGGAATTACTATAATCcgaataagaaaaaaaaaaatttcttgattgCGGAGAAACTTGCGGTTGATGTCACTCAATAATAACTTAGGTTAAAACTTTTACCAAGAGTATAGACAGTTTATTCTGATTCAGTTTTTGCAGTATTATTAGGTTCTGGTTATtgcattttgttttgtaacAAAGATTGGGCGTGGTTCTTATATTTCAGTGTGACGTGAAATGCAATATTTTCGtaaattctcttttttttccgaCATTAGGAAGGAGTATGAATCTGGCCAGGTGCATATTACATTTACaaccacaaaaaaaaaaaaaaaaaaaaaaaaacctaaAAATGCTTGgtatattgaaaaaaattcaagaattCATTGGGGTTACGGATTAACTCACTCTGCAGTGCGGGTGAACCAATGATTGATCACGACTTTttgttaattgtttttttgttttgccTCCCCTCAtcttttattgtttgtgCTTTAGCCCTTGGGGCTGGGGATTAACTTGGCAAGAAGTTTTTCCATGTTATTGGTTTGAATCTTTTGCTTCTGACTCCACATTAACTTTTTAGATGATAGTACAAAGAAGGTCAAGGAGAATTGCAAATGTTTTAAGTTATTTTGTTGGCAACTAAGAAAGGagtattatttttgtttctccAACTGTTTATGCACCCAGAGATTAGTTAATTATTCTAGTTTTCGGAAGACGTCTCTATAAGCACCACAAAAAGTAAACAAAATACTGAGTATTTTGTAACTGTATGTTTGATCCAACAATTTTGTATTCCCATTTCTTTGTCAAGTGCCGTTCACCCcacaatttaatttatgtGGTCTTgcataaaatttttttccagCCTAATTGCAtggaaaaacaaataagTAATTTAAAGTACTCCTCCCCATTAAAAAACATTTGCTCATATGAAATTTCGGAACGACATTTTATTACCTATCGTACCATTTTGGTTGCTactaaaaaagaagagaggggtttggttttggttcTTCAGCCGTGTCTTTTTGTATTATGTATCTCGAAAAGTTAAGAAATACTTTTCAAGTACTCCTTTATAAGTTCAGAGTCTTTAGCAAGAATACCAGCATTGCTCTTCCAAATATTCTACCATTTATTGCTCTGAGCTAAATGTACTGGTTGACTTGAACAATTTTTCCTTTCAACTTCAAGACTGTATGGATGACACAAACCCTAAATCTAATTTTTCCATGAACTGGTGTTTGtgtaatataatatttatgggagacattttttttttttttggatcgTGATTGCTTGGTTTATTCTTCTTAAAAATAGACTTggtatttatttttgtgtGCTGTTTCATTCAACTTACGAACAAAATTCAGTACAATGTATGTAAATCAATCCACTTCACGGAAGAATGGGGATTGAGctaaattttgatttctcGAAGTGGAGAAAGGCTGGATTATATGAAGTGGACAAGAGAAAGGTGAATGAATTCTCTTCTTTCAATAAGCAAAAGCCTATAAATAGTCGACCTTTTTCCTACCACAGGTaaaggttttttttttttcatttctatTCCCTTCATTATCACTCATCTAAAGTTCCCTTCTATTGAttgtttattcaattattcTTACAAAGATGAGTACAACAAGTATCCAACTGCTTATGAAAAGATATGTCAATTTTGACGAGCACACATCTGGTTCTGCTGCCAGAGGTGTTTTGATTGGTTTGTTTGCTGCTTTTGGTGggtttttgtttggttATGATACTGGTACTATTTCTGGTGTATTGACTATGAAGTACGTCAAAGACAGATTCCCCAACAACAAGTCAGAATTCACGTCTGGTGAAAGTTCCCTTATTGTCTCCATTTTATCTGTTGGTACTTTTGTTGGTTCCTTGATTGCACCATTGTTCTCTGATAGAATTGGTCGTAGGTGGACATTGATTTTATCTACtttgattgttttcaaCTTGGGAGTTCTTTTACAAACTATTGCTACTGAAAAGAATTTACTTATTGCTGGTAGAGCTATTGCCGGTACTGGTGTTGGGTTGATTTCTTCTGTTATTCCTAATTATATCTCGGAAATAACACCAAAGTGGGCTAGAGGTGGTGTCACTGCTTCATACCAATGGATGATTACCTGGGGTCTTTTGATTGCTGCTTGTGCCAACAAAGGTTCTGAACATAGAAACGACTCTGGTTCCTATAGAATACCCATTGGTATTCAATTTGTGTGGGCCTTGATTTTGGGTATTggtttcttgtttcttcCAGAAACTCCAAGATATTGGGTTTCCAAGTCTGAAGAAGCTAAAGCTAAAGACTCCTTGAGAAGAGTTAGAAACTTACCTGTTGATCACCCAGATTTGGTACTGGAATACGATGACATCAAAGCAaactttgattttgaatcGAGATATGCCACTTCCTCGTGGGCCCAAGTGTTTAAGAACGTTAACAAACAGCATCACAGATTATTTACTGGGGTTGCCATTCAAGCATTGCAACAACTTACTGgtatcaattttattttctattaTGGTACGCAATTCTTCATGGATTCAGGTATCACTGATCCATTCCTTATTCAACTTGCCACTAATATTGTTAATGTCGGTATGACTGTACCCGGAATTATCTTAGTTGAAACTTGGGGTAGAAGATCATTGTTGATGGCAGGTAGTGTTGTTATGGCAGTCTctcaattgattgttgCCATTGTTGGAGTTGCTGCAAGTAGTCATGCTGCCAACCAATGTTTAGTGGCTTTCACTTGTATTTTCATTGCTGGTTTTGCAGCTACTTGGGGACCACTTTGTTGGGCCATTTGTGGGGAATCGTTTGCCTTGAACGTAAGACTGAAATCGATCTCCTTATGTACAGCTAGTAACTGGCTTTGGAACTTTGGTATTGGTTACGCCACTCCTTACATGGTTAATCCAGGTAAAGGAAATGCAAATTTGGGTTCAAAagtatttttcatttgggGTGGATGTAACGTCATTGGTGGCTTATTTGCCTACTTTATGGTTTATGAAACTAAGAGTCTTACTTTAGAACAGGTTGATGAATTGTA
This sequence is a window from Candida dubliniensis CD36 chromosome 7, complete sequence. Protein-coding genes within it:
- a CDS encoding glucose transporter of the major facilitator superfamily, putative, which codes for MSTTSIQSLMKRYVNFDEHTSGSAARGVLIGLFAAFGGFLFGYDTGTISGVLTMKYVKDRFPNNKSEFTSGESSLIVSILSVGTFVGSLIAPLFSDRIGRRWTLILSTLIVFNLGVLLQTIATEKNLLIAGRAIAGTGVGLISSVIPNYISEITPKWARGGVTASYQWMITWGLLIAACANKGSEHRNDSGSYRIPIGIQFVWALILGIGFLFLPETPRYWVSKSEEAKAKDSLRRVRNLPVDHPDLVSEYDDIKANFDFESRYATSSWAQVFKNVNKQHHRLFTGVAIQALQQLTGINFIFYYGTQFFMDSGITDPFLIQLATNIVNVGMTVPGIILVETWGRRSLLMAGSVVMAVSQLIVAIVGVAASSHAANQCLVAFTCIFIAGFAATWGPLCWAICGESFALNVRSKSISLCTASNWLWNFGIGYATPYMVNPGKGNANLGSKVFFIWGGCNVIGGLFAYFMVYETKSLTLEQVDELYLKVDHAWQSKGFVPSVHAFRDDVADIEHISSDGKAEMVEVDERSV